The segment CATCGGTGCGGCCGGCCTGGCCGTTGGCTTCGCACTGCAGGGATCGCTGGCCAATTTTGCCTCCGGAGTTATGCTGGTGATATTCCGCCCGTTCTCGGTGGGCGATTATGTAGAAGCCGGCGGACAGAGCGGCGCAGTCGAGGAAATTCATATCTTCAGCACGGTGCTGCGAACACCCGACAACAAAAAAGTCATTATACCCAACAGCCGAATCACCGGAGATAACATCGTCAACTACTCGGCCAAAGATACCCGACGGGTTGACCTCGTGTTCGGCATTGGATATGGCGACGACCTGCTGAAAGCAAAGCGAATCCTGGAACGGATCATAGCCGACGACAGCCGAATACTTAAGGACCCCGGGCCAACTATCGCCGTGCTGGAACTGGCCGACAGCTCGGTCAATTTCGCGGTGCGACCCTGGGTGAAGACAGCCGACTACTGGAGTGTGCTTTTCGACATCACCGAGAAAGTGAAACTGACGTTCGACGGGGAAGGTATCTCGATTCCGTTCCCGCAGCAGGATGT is part of the Candidatus Zixiibacteriota bacterium genome and harbors:
- a CDS encoding mechanosensitive ion channel → MENWTTTLLDWAYLFGPKVIGALAIIILGRIGVGIVAGIIRRLMARAQVDETLTKFVVSLTRIALLVFVFIAALGTLGFETTSFVAVIGAAGLAVGFALQGSLANFASGVMLVIFRPFSVGDYVEAGGQSGAVEEIHIFSTVLRTPDNKKVIIPNSRITGDNIVNYSAKDTRRVDLVFGIGYGDDLLKAKRILERIIADDSRILKDPGPTIAVLELADSSVNFAVRPWVKTADYWSVLFDITEKVKLTFDGEGISIPFPQQDVHMYQVTGS